CCGGCGCCGTAACTAAAGCGCTGGGCGTGACACGGCTCGACATCGGCGTGGAAATCGCGCCAGGCGTGCCTTGGACTTATAGCCAGAGCGCTGGCGTGCCCATCGCCTTGACCTTGAAATCGGGCAATTTCGGTTCTGAAACCTTTTTCAGCCACGCCCTTGATCTGTTGGAGACAGCATGAGCGACGCAAAACTGCGCGAGCACATGTGCCTGCTCGCCAAATCCATGTTTGATCGCGGGCTGACCGGGGGCAGCACCGGTAACATTTCCGCGCGTACCGGCGACGGCGGATTACTGGTTTCGCCCACAGGCACAAGCTTTGGCCGCCTTGATCCAGGCCGGCTCAGTCGGTTCGACGCGCAAGGTCAGTTCGTTGACGGTGACCCGCCAACCAAAGAAATGCCATTGCACACGGCGTTTTACGATACACGCAGCACCGCTGGTGCGGTCGTCCACCTGCATTCCTGCCATTCGGTGGCCTGGTCGCTGATGCCGGAGGCCGATGAGGACAATTTCCTGCCGCCGCTCACGCCCTACGCCATCATGAAGCTGGGCAAAGTGAAGCTGCTGCCCTTTTTTCTGCCGGGCGACCCGGCGATGGGCGAGGCGGTTCGCGGCCTTGCTGGCAAACGGTCGGCCGTCATGCTGGCCAATCATGGACCGGTGGTTGCCGGCA
The DNA window shown above is from Hyphomicrobiales bacterium and carries:
- a CDS encoding aldolase, whose translation is MSDAKLREHMCLLAKSMFDRGLTGGSTGNISARTGDGGLLVSPTGTSFGRLDPGRLSRFDAQGQFVDGDPPTKEMPLHTAFYDTRSTAGAVVHLHSCHSVAWSLMPEADEDNFLPPLTPYAIMKLGKVKLLPFFLPGDPAMGEAVRGLAGKRSAVMLANHGPVVAGKDVEAACNAIEELEETARLAVLMRGFEARTLTPAQIDAIVTKFDVEWGA